The proteins below come from a single Eucalyptus grandis isolate ANBG69807.140 chromosome 3, ASM1654582v1, whole genome shotgun sequence genomic window:
- the LOC104438513 gene encoding uncharacterized protein LOC104438513 produces MENPLQLKSLNHISLVCRSLEKSISFYQNVLGFVPIRRPGSFDFEGAWLLNYGVGIHLLQTEDPHQMPAAGGINPKDNHISFQSESMATVEKKLEEMEIEYVKSSVEEGGIYVDQIFFHDPDGSMIEICNCNNLPVVALDDGAPVLQCSRINCNLGHQLQQPQCPTTVTL; encoded by the exons ATGGAAAATCCTCTGCAACTCAAGTCGTTGAACCACATCTCGCTGGTGTGTCGGTCGCTGGAGAAGTCGATCAGTTTTTACCAGAACGTCCTCGGGTTCGTCCCCATCCGGCGACCCGGTTCCTTCGATTTCGAGGGCGCATG GCTGCTCAACTATGGAGTCGGGATCCACTTGCTTCAAACGGAAGACCCTCATCAAATGCCGGCCGCCGGCGGAATCAATCCCAAGGACAACCACATTTCTTTtcag AGTGAGAGCATGGCGACGGTGGAGAAGAAGCTAGAGGAGATGGAGATAGAGTACGTGAAGAGCAGTGTAGAGGAAGGCGGGATCTATGTCGATCAGATCTTCTTCCACGATCCCGACGGTTCGATGATCGAGATCTGCAACTGCAACAACCTCCCCGTTGTCGCCCTGGACGACGGCGCTCCAGTTCTCCAATGTTCCCGCATCAATTGCAATCTCGGGCACCAACTTCAGCAGCCACAGTGTCCGACTACCGTGACACTATGA